The region CCAAATCTAAGGAAAGACATTCTGCCTGTTTCCTACGAATTTTCGCTATTTAATTTCTTCAGTATCTCAAATGCTATTTCTTTAGGTACAGGCTTACCGTAGTAATATCCTTGCGCTTTTCCACAGTTGATTTCTTTTAAGAATTTTTCTTGTTCCGATAATTCCACACCTTCTGCAATCACTTCAATATTTAAATGTTTTGCTAGATCAATCATCGTATGAACAATCTTTTGATCAGAATTATTCTCTAATATCGTATCTAAAAAGCTTTTGTCAATTTTTAAATTATTCACTGGTAATCGCTTTAGGTAATTTAAAGAAGAGTATCCTGTCCCGAAATCATCTAATGCGAAAGTAATACCGATTTCCTTAAGTTTTGATATCGTAGAAATTGAAAATTCCAGATCATCTAACGCAACGGTCTCTGTAATTTCAAATTCCAAACCTCTTGCATCTGCTTTCGTCTCCTCCAGTATTTCATATACCATAGGGAGAAAATCTTTGTCCTTAAATTGTCTCGCTGACAAATTCACAGCAATCACGATATCACGATAACCACTCTCTTGGAGCGAACGCAGCTGCATACAAGACTCATAAAGCATCTTCTTTCCAATTGCAACTATCATTCCATTATCTTCAGCAAGTGGAATAAAATCAATTGGTGCAATAATTCCCTTCTCTGGATGTTGCCAACGGGCTAATGCTTCGAATCCAACCACACGGTCATTTACCAGATTAATCTGCGGCTGATAATATACAACAAATTGATTCTCTTCGATTGCCTTACGAAGTTCTGATTGCATCTCTAACTTCTGCATCATCTTAAGATTAATTGAATCATCATAATAACAGAAATTATTTTTTCCACGTTCTTTTGCTTCGTACATAGCAGAATTCATATTCTTTACAAGGCTTTGTGTTGTCTTACCATCCTTTGGCGCAATCGCAACTCCGATACTGACCGTAATAAAAAATTCTCTCGTTGCAACTCGAAATGGTGTTGCAAAAATTTGCTGTACTTCCAAAATTCTTTCTTCTAACTCTGATAAATCTGTTAGATTCTGAATTAATATTGCAAACTCATCTCCACCGATTCTTGATAAATAATCATTTTCTTTGATGAGTTCTTCTAAGCGATGCATCACATCAATTAACATCTCATCGCCATAGGAGTGGCCTAACGTATCATTGATGTCTTTAAAATTATCAATATCGATATCTAAGATTCCAACGATTTCATTCTGACGTATTGTCGCCATGATACCATCCAATAGTTCAACAAATGCAAGCCGATTTGGCAGCGATGTCAAATAATCGGAATACGCCATACGTTTCACGATTTCTTTACTCTTTTTCAGTTCTTCATATTTACTATGTAATGCATCTTTGGTTGCAGTAACCTCTGATAATGCCTTTTCTAATTCTTTATTGCTCTCTTTTAGTTTCTGATTTACATTAATAGCAGCTTTCTCTGCCTTGGTTCGCTTCCTTATATTCACAAACAATAAAAGAAAAAAAATCAAAAACACCACAATTGTCACAAGTAAAATATATAATAAATTCCGCCCAGACCCAATGTCTATCTGATTAACGGTCGTATCTGCAGTTGTATTCATTAAAATAAGTTCGGTATCTGTAGAAGTTGTATTCATCGCTGATAATACAATTTGAAGCAATCTGCTTTTTCCCATTCTTATTCTTATGCTCTCTTGGAGTTATATTTCATACAAGAAATCACGCTTATGACTCCTTGTTTTTCTACGGAGCATTCCTTTCTACACAATATGTCTTCTATTGTGTTACAATCTGTCTTCTAATACGTAACCTCAAAATCCGTACCTTTATAAAATTACCTTATCAGATATATACTAACATAATTACCAAGTTCTTTCAATTATAAAATTACAGATTTTCGCAAAATATTACGTTATAAGTATTAGAAAAGCGAATATTATGGCTCATTTTGTTCATAATAAAGGAAATATTCAATTACCTCGACATATTTATCGATTCTAATAAATTTTCTATTTAATTTAAATTCTTGTGTCTATCAGAAAATAGTGATAAGTCTATACCTTCTGAAACTCAAAATAGTATGTTTTGTGATCTTTTTCTTGTCATGAATGAAAAAACTGGGGAAACCAAGTCTATCGCATGAAGCATAGCTTCACTTTAGAATTTTTGGTTTCCCCAGTTTTTTAATACACGATAAATTCGCAATCCAATTCACTTATCATGAACAAGAAAATACACACTTCGAGAACTTTTCCTTGTTATAAATATTTATTATCACATGATAAAATATATCGCTACTTATAATTTATGATAAAAATTCATCAATTCCTTTCGCTGCCGCCTTACCTGCTCCCATTGCTAGGATAACAGTTGCAGCTCCTGTTACAGCATCACCACCGGCATATACACCTTCTTTTGTGGTCTTGCCGTCAGTTTCTTCTGCGATAATACATTTATGAGAATTAATCTTAAGACCTTCGGTTGTAGAAGAAATGAGTGGATTAGGACTTGTTCCTAAAGACATAATAACAGTATCAAGCTCTAATACGAATTCAGAATCTGGTACCTCTACTGGTCTTCTTCTTCCGGATGCATCTGGCTCGCCAAGTTCCATCTTTACACAGCGCATTCCTTTCACCCATCCAGTCTCATCTACAAGAATTTCTGTTGGATTTGTTAATAAATCGAATATGATTCCTTCTTCTTTTGCATGATGTACTTCTTCTACTCTTGCTGGAAGTTCTTCTTCACTACGACGATAAACAATGTGAACCTCTGCCCCAAGACGTAATGCAGTTCTTGCAGCATCCATTGCAACATTACCACCGCCAACAACTGCTACCTTTTTACTGGAGACAATTGGTGTATCATAGGATTCATCAAACGCCTTCATCAAATTGCTTCTTGTTAAGTATTCATTTGCTGAGAATACACCATTTGCATTCTCACCAGGAATACCCATGAATTTTGGCAGACCAGCACCAGAACCAATGAATACAGCATCAAAGCTTTCCTCATTAAATAATTCATCAATCGTGGTTGATTTTCCAATTACTACGTTTGTTTCGATTTTAACACCAAGAGCTTTAACATTCTCAATTTCTGTCGCTACTACAGTTGATTTTGGCAAACGAAACTCTGGAATACCATATACCAAAACACCGCCTGGCTCATGAAGTGCTTCAAAAATAGTTACGTCATAGCCAAGTTTTGCAAGATCACCAGCACAGGTTAAACCAGCAGGGCCAGAACCAATTACCGCTACTTTCTTACCCTTCTTCTCCTTTGGAGGTTCCGGTTTAATTCCATTTTCTCTTGACCAATCTGCAACGAAACGTTCTAATTTACCAATGGATACTGGGTCTCCCTTAATGCCACGAATACATAAAGCTTCACACTGGGATTCCTGAGGACAAACACGGCCACAAACTGCAGGTAATGCAGAATATGTGCTGATTACTCGATAAGCTTCTTCAATGTTACCAGCTTCCACCTCTTTAATAAAGCCAGGAATGTCAATGCTAACTGGACATCCTAAAACACACTTTGGGTTCTTACATTTTAAACATCTCGTTGCCTCAAGCATAGCCTCTTCTTTATTATATCCAAGACAAACCTCCTCAAAGTTTTTCGCTCTGACACTAGGTTCTTGCTCTCTTACCGGTACTCTTTTTAATACGTCCATGTGATTTTCCCCCTATTCCTCGCTGCCGCAGTATCCGCATCCGCCATGATGAGTATCGCCTTCTTTTTCACGAAGCTCTTTTCTTCCTTCCTTGGTCTTATACATCTGCGATCTCTTCATTGCTTCGTCAAAGTCAACCAAATGACCATCAAACTCAGGGCCGTCAACACAAGCAAACTTTACCTGACCACCAACCGTAATTCGGCATGCGCCACACATACCAGTACCATCTACCATAATAGGATTCATACTGACAACAGTCTTAATTCCTAGTTCTTTCGTTAATAGGCAAACGAATTTCATCATGATGATTGGGCCGATTGCAATGACAAGATCGTATGATTTTCCTTGATTTTGTACTAACTCTTTGATCATATCATTTACATTTCCCTTAAACCCATAGGAGCCATCATCTGTTGCTACATATACATTTGCTGCAACTTCCTTCATCTGATCTTCTAAGATGATGAAATCATTGCTACGTGCACCAATAATGCAATCTACATTACATCCAATACTCTTCATCCACTTTACCTGCGGATAAACCGGAGCAGTACCTACACCACCGGCAACAAAGAGAATCTTCTTTTCTTTTAACTCCTCAACTGGTTCGTCAATTAATTCAGACTTACAACCAAGTGGGCCTGTAAAATCTCTAAAGTATTCACCAACCTCGTACTTAGCCATCATCTGAGTTGATGGACCTACCGCCTGAAATACGATGGAAACAGTTCCTTCTTCCCTATCATAGTCGCAAATGGTTAGTGGAATTCTTTCTCCTTTTTCATCCATCTTAACAATCACAAATTGACCTGGATAGCAGCTCTTAGCAACACGTGGAGCTTCTACATCCATTAAATAGATGTTGGAAGCTAGAAGCACTTTTTTAGTAATCTTGTACATACCATCTCTCCTAACAATTTTTTCATCCGTTTTGCCTGGATTTTATGTAGTTATTCTACATGAATTTCTAACCTTAAGCAAGAAACAGTTAAGAAACACATGTTAAATAAATAACAATTAATTTGATATCATTGGTTATTATAGACCATCGGGTTAAAAAAATCCAGTATTAATTACAAGTTTTATATAATAGCATATTTGTGCTATTCTGTCCATAGCACTGTAAACTTACATTCAAGCAATTCCTTGTTTTAAATCACTTCACCAGAATTTAAGATGTATATCTATACACTTAAAGTAATATATATTACTAAAATTTACCGATTATTGTTAATAAGTTAACATTCAAATTTACATGTCTGACTATTTCTATGCACACATTTTCTATTCATTACATAAATTAATGTGACAATAAAAAGAACTTGCTATCGGGAGGTTACATACCATGTGCGGAATTGCTGGTTTCTATCATCCTAGACAAAACTACTTAGAGAAAGAATCCTACTATAAAACAATTTTAAATTGCATGACCAAACGTCTTTATCATCGCGGTCCGGACGAACAGGGAATCTATCTGAATGAACACATAGGCTTGGCTCATGCGCGTCTATCCATCATTGACTTGGTTTCAGGCGGACAGCCAATGCTACGCTCTTTTGGAGAAAGGACGTACGTCATCGTATACAATGGCGAAATATATAATGCAGAGGAATTAAAAAAAGAGTTGCAACAACAAGGCATGAGTTTTCAAACGACTTGTGATACTGAAGTCATACTACTTGGTTTTATTGCTAATGGACCTGATTTCGTAAAAAAACTGAATGGTATCTTTGCTTATGCAATCATTGATGTTGCAAAGAATTCCCTCTATCTCTTCCGCGATCAAGCTGGGGTAAAACCTTTATTCTATACTTTATATGAGGATACCTTAATCTTTTCCTCTGAGATAAAAGGATTGTTTGAGTACCCAGGATTTACACCGAAAGTTACGAGCGAAGGGTTAAATGAAATATTCTCAATCGGTCCTGCCAAAACCCCTGGATGCGGTGTTTTTGATAAGGTCAAGGAAGTTTTACCAGGGGAAATGGTTTGCTATAACCAAAGTGGTTTTACGAAAGAACTCTATTGGAAACTGGTGAGCAAGCCACACGAGGATTCTTATGAAGAAACCATGGAACGAACTGGGTTCCTAGTTACGGATGCGATACGCCGCCAGATGGTCAGTGATGTTCCAATCTGTACCTTTCTCTCAGGTGGGATAGACTCTAGTATTGTAACTGCAGTTTGTGCAAATGAATTAAAGAAAAAGAATAAGCAACTTGACACCTTTTCCTTTGACTTCGTGAACAATGAAGAATTTTTTAAAGCTAATAAATTTCAGCCATCAAGAGATCTGCCTTATGCACTGAAAATGGCGGAGCATTTTAACACCAATCATCATCTTCTAGAATGTGATAATGTTATGTTAGCGAAGCGACTACATGATTCCGTACTTGCAAGAGATTTGCCAGCTATGGCGGATATCGATTCCTCTATCCTACATTTTTGTTCTCTCGTCAAACAATATGATAAAGTAGCTCTGACAGGGGAATGCGCAGATGAAATCTTTGGAGGCTATCCTTGGTTTCATAGTGAGGAGGCCAAAAAATCTCATTCCTTTCCTTGGTCAAGAGACCTAAGTGCAAGAAAGCAGTTATTAAAGGATGAATTTCTTCAGTGTCTTCATATGGACGAATATGTTCAGAATGCGTATGAAACAACAGTGAGTGAAACACCTTATCTCGCAGAAGATTCCGAGGACGAAAGAAGACTTAGAGAAATCTCTTATCTGAATCTTAAGTGGTTTATGCAAACCTTATTAGATCGTATGGATCGAACCAGTATGTATAGTGGATTGGAAGCTAGAGTACCTTTTGCAGACATAAGAATCATTGAGTATCTATGGAATGTTCCATTTTCTATGAAAGCTCCGGATGGCATCGTAAAAGGGTTATTAAGAATGAGTTGTAGCGGTTTGTTACCCGATGATATTCTCTGGCGAAAGAAATCTCCTTATCCAAAAACCTATGATCCAGGATATGAATCCTTAGTTGCTACACAATTATTAGAAGTAATGAATGATAGTTCTTCACCAATCGTTTCATTTATTGATAAGAAAAAACTGGATTCCTTCCTTCATACTCCATCTGATTATGGGAAACCATGGTATGGCCAACTTATGGCTGGTCCGCAAACACTAGCATACCTCTTAATGATAAATGATTGGTTAGAAACTTATCATATTGAAACAGTAATATAATACCTATAAAAATTAAAAAGATATCAAAGCTAAATTATATTAAAGCTAAGATTATATTAAAACCAAATAAAACAAGATAATGCTTTGCAAACTTTTCCTTAGAATAAAAGAAAGAGGGAATTTACAAGCCAACACATTTCCTATTGTGGTGGTTCTCATATATTCCCTCACCTTTTAATATTTTCGAAATTAACTATTAAAAAGCCGATAGTTTATTCTTCATTTATAGAGCTTTTGAAGATTTAATTTCAAAACTTAGAACTCAACATGGAAGCTAACATAATTTTCTCCAAGAATTATTTCATTCTCCACATAGATATCCCCGCCCCAATGCTTCATAATGCGATTTGCATTATATAAACCATATCCTTGACTCTCCTTCGTATTTTTTGTAGAGTAACCACGCTCAAAAAATCTAGATAGTTCATTGATTGGAATCTTTTCATGGCGGTTCTTAATGATAAAAATTAAGCGGTCATCCTCGGAGGTTAGATAGATTTTTACGTTTCCTTCTTCTTTACCACAAGCTTCAAAAGCATTATCAATCAAAGTTCCAAGTACTTCTACTGCATCCATCTCCGGCACATTCGTAAAGATATCTTTGCTCCCCACAATCAATTCAACTTGAACATTCGGGGGTGAAGCTATAATTTTACTATACAAAAACCCCGCTAACACTTTGTTACTGATTTTTAGCAACCCTTGATAATTATGTTCTGGTAAGGATATAAGCTCCCTAATATACTCTGCCTGTGATTTGACAAGCTCCTCATAATTATCTATGGTTAAATGCATACTTAGGAGGGCATTTAAGTGGTTGTCAAACTCATGCTGCCTTGCTCGTATTTCTTTAATAAATTCCTCCAAAGGCTTTACATATAATTTATACAACCGCAGTTCATCTTCCTGTTTTAGATAAATCATTAACTTTTGCTTCCATAATAGATATATAGCTAAAAGAACAATCAATACGATCAATAGAATGGCCAGTGATTTAAATATTGTAATATTATTCATTCATCCATCTCCTCATATTACTTTTATAGGTAATCCCTATCTCTATTGTTTTATGAATGCCCTTTAGCTTTATCAATTGATTTACAGTATCCACGTAGTCAATATAATCGGTGTTTACAACAAACATACGATGACATTGAAGAAACTGCTCACTTGGAAGCTTCTCTAACAGTTGTCTTATCGTTAAATACTTAATATCTAATATCTCCTCTTTTAAGTAAAGACTCACTCCTCTTGGAATCGCCTCAATACAGATGATATCTTCAATGTGAATTCGGTAATTAACTCCAGCCTTTTTGACGGTTAATTGCTCTCTTTTCATCGGGGTTTTTTCCATCGCTAATTTTGATAAAAGTTCGAGTACCTGATTCTTTTCATATGGTTTAACCAAGTATGAATAACATTGAGTCTCACGGTAAGATATTAATTCTAGCTCTGCTATTGATGTGATAAAAACAATCGGTGTAAACGCATAGAATGGTATCTCTCTTATTTTTTTAGCAAATAAAATTCCTTGTTTATTCTCTTTCTCAAATGCATCTAGGTTAATATCCAAAAGAAATAATGCTATTTTAACTTCACTTTTTAGTATTCTAATTGCTTCATCGTAAGTGTATGCAAAAAGAGCATGTAAGTCCAGCTTACTCTCTTTTATGATTGCTCCCAACGCCTCTGCATTTTGCTTACAATCCTCTAAGATTAGTACACTGGTCATAACATGCTCCTTTGATACAATTTCTTAATTAGAAATTATTTTACAGTTCGTCTTTCGCACCAACCTCAGTAAGGCTCTTAACAAGTCCTGCCATTCCTTGAATTTCGGATGGAATAATAATCTTTGTAGCCTTACCATCTGCAGCTTTTGCAAATGCTTCTAAACTCTTTAATTGAATAACACCCTTCCCTGGATTAGCTTCATTTAACATACGAATACCATCTGCATTTGCTTTTTGAATTGCTACGATAGCTTCTGCTTGACCTTCTGCTTCGCGAATAGTAGCTTCTTTCTTAGCTTCCGCGCGTAAAATCTGAGATTCTTTATCAGCTTCAGCCTCTAGGATTACAGATTCTTTCTTTCCTTCCGCTACAAGAATTGCGGACTTTTTCTGACCTTCTGCAATTAAAATAGACTCACGACGTTCACGCTCTGCCTTCATCTGTTTCTCCATTGCATCCTGAATTGCAGCTGGAGGAATGATATTCTTTAACTCAACACGAGTTACTTTTATCCCCCATGGGTCAGTAGCCGCATCAAGAGATACCCTCATCTTCGTATTAATAATTTCACGTGAGGTTAATGTTTCATCCAATTCCAAGTCACCGATAATATTACGAAGTGTTGTTGCTGTTAAGTTTTCAATTGCCATCATCGGATTTTCAACACCGTATGCAAATAACTTTGGATCAGTAATTTGGAAAAATACTACGGTATCGATTCTCATTGTTACGTTATCTTTTGTAATAACTGGCTGCGGTGCAAAATCGGCAACCTGCTCTTTTAAAACAACTTTTCTTGCGATTTTATCAATTAGTGGAACTTTTAAGTGTACACCAACACTCCATGTTCCTTGATATCCACCAAGACGTTCTACTACATAGGCATACGCTTGAGGTACGATCTTTACGCAAGATGCTAATACTAATAAAATAATGATTCCTAGCCCTATTAAAAGGTAAATCTGTGCATTACCCATATTAATTCTCCTCCCTATATTCTGTTACAATTAGTTTCACACCAACAATATTAACAATTCTAACCTTCGTTCCTGGTTCATAGATAACACCATCTGTTTCAGAACGTACGGTCCATTCTTGGCCATTGACTAATGCTTCCCCTGTTTGATTGTCATTGTCAACCTGTTGTGTTATTTTAACAACTTTTCCAATGAGTCCCTCATAATTCGTTTTCACTCGGCTTTTATTCAGATGTTTGACTGCAACTGGTCTTGTAAAAAATAAAAGCAGTAGAGATACCAGTATAAATAGAATCATCTGAATCCAGAAGTCCACTCCGAGCAATGATGCAATGAAACCTATAAGAGCACCACCAGCAAACCAAACGGTAGTCAGTCCAAGGGTCGCAATTTCTATGGCAAGCAATAAGGCTAAAACGATAAGCCAACATAATGATACCATAAACTTCACCCCTATATGCAATTGCATATTCCTTTCCTCTTTGATATATACAGAATATACTAAGCAAAGAAAGGAATCAATAGATTTGCGTGAATTAGGTTATTTTCAGCTTGAATGATAAAAGTTGAATGATTTAATAATAAACAATGACTTTTTTTACTTACTGGTTAATAAACATTAGCTTAATTTTTCAAAATGGTTATCTTCAATACTATTTTTTAGATTAATTTCACGCATCTTCTCTTTATCTAAACTATAATGTTTCATTGAAAGTAAAGAAAGTAACCATCCCCCTATTGGTATGATACAATAGCATAAAATCGCC is a window of Lachnoclostridium phytofermentans ISDg DNA encoding:
- a CDS encoding NfeD family protein; this translates as MVSLCWLIVLALLLAIEIATLGLTTVWFAGGALIGFIASLLGVDFWIQMILFILVSLLLLFFTRPVAVKHLNKSRVKTNYEGLIGKVVKITQQVDNDNQTGEALVNGQEWTVRSETDGVIYEPGTKVRIVNIVGVKLIVTEYREEN
- the gltA gene encoding NADPH-dependent glutamate synthase — its product is MDVLKRVPVREQEPSVRAKNFEEVCLGYNKEEAMLEATRCLKCKNPKCVLGCPVSIDIPGFIKEVEAGNIEEAYRVISTYSALPAVCGRVCPQESQCEALCIRGIKGDPVSIGKLERFVADWSRENGIKPEPPKEKKGKKVAVIGSGPAGLTCAGDLAKLGYDVTIFEALHEPGGVLVYGIPEFRLPKSTVVATEIENVKALGVKIETNVVIGKSTTIDELFNEESFDAVFIGSGAGLPKFMGIPGENANGVFSANEYLTRSNLMKAFDESYDTPIVSSKKVAVVGGGNVAMDAARTALRLGAEVHIVYRRSEEELPARVEEVHHAKEEGIIFDLLTNPTEILVDETGWVKGMRCVKMELGEPDASGRRRPVEVPDSEFVLELDTVIMSLGTSPNPLISSTTEGLKINSHKCIIAEETDGKTTKEGVYAGGDAVTGAATVILAMGAGKAAAKGIDEFLS
- a CDS encoding SPFH domain-containing protein produces the protein MGNAQIYLLIGLGIIILLVLASCVKIVPQAYAYVVERLGGYQGTWSVGVHLKVPLIDKIARKVVLKEQVADFAPQPVITKDNVTMRIDTVVFFQITDPKLFAYGVENPMMAIENLTATTLRNIIGDLELDETLTSREIINTKMRVSLDAATDPWGIKVTRVELKNIIPPAAIQDAMEKQMKAERERRESILIAEGQKKSAILVAEGKKESVILEAEADKESQILRAEAKKEATIREAEGQAEAIVAIQKANADGIRMLNEANPGKGVIQLKSLEAFAKAADGKATKIIIPSEIQGMAGLVKSLTEVGAKDEL
- the asnB gene encoding asparagine synthase (glutamine-hydrolyzing), with protein sequence MCGIAGFYHPRQNYLEKESYYKTILNCMTKRLYHRGPDEQGIYLNEHIGLAHARLSIIDLVSGGQPMLRSFGERTYVIVYNGEIYNAEELKKELQQQGMSFQTTCDTEVILLGFIANGPDFVKKLNGIFAYAIIDVAKNSLYLFRDQAGVKPLFYTLYEDTLIFSSEIKGLFEYPGFTPKVTSEGLNEIFSIGPAKTPGCGVFDKVKEVLPGEMVCYNQSGFTKELYWKLVSKPHEDSYEETMERTGFLVTDAIRRQMVSDVPICTFLSGGIDSSIVTAVCANELKKKNKQLDTFSFDFVNNEEFFKANKFQPSRDLPYALKMAEHFNTNHHLLECDNVMLAKRLHDSVLARDLPAMADIDSSILHFCSLVKQYDKVALTGECADEIFGGYPWFHSEEAKKSHSFPWSRDLSARKQLLKDEFLQCLHMDEYVQNAYETTVSETPYLAEDSEDERRLREISYLNLKWFMQTLLDRMDRTSMYSGLEARVPFADIRIIEYLWNVPFSMKAPDGIVKGLLRMSCSGLLPDDILWRKKSPYPKTYDPGYESLVATQLLEVMNDSSSPIVSFIDKKKLDSFLHTPSDYGKPWYGQLMAGPQTLAYLLMINDWLETYHIETVI
- a CDS encoding sulfide/dihydroorotate dehydrogenase-like FAD/NAD-binding protein; this translates as MYKITKKVLLASNIYLMDVEAPRVAKSCYPGQFVIVKMDEKGERIPLTICDYDREEGTVSIVFQAVGPSTQMMAKYEVGEYFRDFTGPLGCKSELIDEPVEELKEKKILFVAGGVGTAPVYPQVKWMKSIGCNVDCIIGARSNDFIILEDQMKEVAANVYVATDDGSYGFKGNVNDMIKELVQNQGKSYDLVIAIGPIIMMKFVCLLTKELGIKTVVSMNPIMVDGTGMCGACRITVGGQVKFACVDGPEFDGHLVDFDEAMKRSQMYKTKEGRKELREKEGDTHHGGCGYCGSEE
- a CDS encoding sensor histidine kinase — protein: MNNITIFKSLAILLIVLIVLLAIYLLWKQKLMIYLKQEDELRLYKLYVKPLEEFIKEIRARQHEFDNHLNALLSMHLTIDNYEELVKSQAEYIRELISLPEHNYQGLLKISNKVLAGFLYSKIIASPPNVQVELIVGSKDIFTNVPEMDAVEVLGTLIDNAFEACGKEEGNVKIYLTSEDDRLIFIIKNRHEKIPINELSRFFERGYSTKNTKESQGYGLYNANRIMKHWGGDIYVENEIILGENYVSFHVEF
- a CDS encoding LytR/AlgR family response regulator transcription factor, translating into MTSVLILEDCKQNAEALGAIIKESKLDLHALFAYTYDEAIRILKSEVKIALFLLDINLDAFEKENKQGILFAKKIREIPFYAFTPIVFITSIAELELISYRETQCYSYLVKPYEKNQVLELLSKLAMEKTPMKREQLTVKKAGVNYRIHIEDIICIEAIPRGVSLYLKEEILDIKYLTIRQLLEKLPSEQFLQCHRMFVVNTDYIDYVDTVNQLIKLKGIHKTIEIGITYKSNMRRWMNE
- a CDS encoding putative bifunctional diguanylate cyclase/phosphodiesterase translates to MGKSRLLQIVLSAMNTTSTDTELILMNTTADTTVNQIDIGSGRNLLYILLVTIVVFLIFFLLLFVNIRKRTKAEKAAINVNQKLKESNKELEKALSEVTATKDALHSKYEELKKSKEIVKRMAYSDYLTSLPNRLAFVELLDGIMATIRQNEIVGILDIDIDNFKDINDTLGHSYGDEMLIDVMHRLEELIKENDYLSRIGGDEFAILIQNLTDLSELEERILEVQQIFATPFRVATREFFITVSIGVAIAPKDGKTTQSLVKNMNSAMYEAKERGKNNFCYYDDSINLKMMQKLEMQSELRKAIEENQFVVYYQPQINLVNDRVVGFEALARWQHPEKGIIAPIDFIPLAEDNGMIVAIGKKMLYESCMQLRSLQESGYRDIVIAVNLSARQFKDKDFLPMVYEILEETKADARGLEFEITETVALDDLEFSISTISKLKEIGITFALDDFGTGYSSLNYLKRLPVNNLKIDKSFLDTILENNSDQKIVHTMIDLAKHLNIEVIAEGVELSEQEKFLKEINCGKAQGYYYGKPVPKEIAFEILKKLNSENS